The following proteins are encoded in a genomic region of Aquifex aeolicus VF5:
- a CDS encoding menaquinone biosynthesis decarboxylase: protein MGYKYRDLHDFIKDLEKEGELVRIKEPLSPILEITEVTDRVCKMPGGGKALLFENPKGYRIPVLTNLYGSEKRIKKALGYENLEDIGWKLYRILKPEVPKTFLEKIKKLPELKKLNDAIPKVVKRGKVQEEVIMGDINLEDLPILKCWPKDGGRYITFGQVITKDPESGIRNVGLYRLQVLDKDKLAVHWQIHKDGNHHYWKAKRLGKKLEVAIAIGGEPPLPYVASAPLPPEVDEYLFAGIIMERPVELVKGLTVDLEYPANAEIAIEGYVDPEEPLVDEGPFGDHTGFYTPVDKYPQMHVTAIVMRKDPIYLTTIVGRPPQEDKYLGWATERIFLPLIKFNLPEVVDYHLPAEGCFHNFCFVSIKKRYPGHAFKVAYALLGLGLMSLEKHIVVFDDWINVQDIGEVLWAWGNNVDPQRDVLILKGPIDVLDHATNEVGFGGKMIIDATTKWKEEGYTREWPEVIEMSPEVKKRIDEIWDRLGIE from the coding sequence ATGGGCTACAAGTACAGGGATCTTCATGACTTTATCAAGGATCTTGAAAAGGAAGGAGAACTAGTAAGGATAAAAGAGCCCCTGTCTCCCATACTTGAGATCACGGAAGTCACGGACCGCGTCTGCAAAATGCCAGGGGGCGGGAAAGCCCTCCTCTTTGAAAATCCAAAAGGCTACAGAATCCCGGTTCTTACGAACCTCTACGGTTCGGAGAAAAGAATTAAAAAGGCTTTGGGTTACGAGAACCTCGAGGACATAGGCTGGAAACTCTACAGAATTTTAAAACCCGAAGTTCCAAAAACCTTCCTCGAAAAGATAAAAAAACTTCCAGAACTCAAAAAACTAAACGACGCCATACCCAAAGTAGTTAAAAGGGGAAAGGTTCAGGAAGAAGTAATAATGGGAGATATAAACTTAGAGGATCTTCCCATTCTCAAGTGCTGGCCAAAGGACGGAGGTAGGTACATAACCTTCGGGCAAGTGATAACCAAGGATCCCGAAAGCGGTATAAGGAACGTGGGACTCTACAGGCTTCAGGTTTTGGACAAGGACAAACTCGCGGTTCACTGGCAGATACACAAGGACGGAAACCACCACTACTGGAAGGCAAAGAGGCTCGGGAAAAAGCTGGAAGTTGCTATAGCGATAGGCGGAGAACCCCCACTCCCTTACGTGGCTTCCGCACCGCTTCCTCCCGAAGTGGACGAGTACCTATTTGCAGGAATTATTATGGAAAGACCCGTGGAACTCGTGAAGGGGCTCACCGTTGACCTTGAGTATCCCGCAAACGCGGAAATAGCGATAGAGGGATACGTTGACCCTGAAGAACCTTTGGTTGATGAAGGACCTTTCGGGGACCACACGGGCTTTTACACCCCCGTTGACAAGTATCCCCAAATGCACGTGACCGCAATAGTGATGAGAAAGGACCCTATATACCTCACCACTATAGTCGGGAGACCTCCTCAGGAAGATAAATACTTGGGCTGGGCTACGGAAAGGATTTTCCTCCCCTTAATAAAGTTCAATCTTCCAGAAGTTGTGGATTATCACCTTCCCGCCGAAGGGTGCTTTCATAACTTCTGTTTTGTCTCAATTAAGAAACGCTATCCCGGGCACGCCTTTAAGGTAGCCTACGCACTTCTCGGACTCGGACTTATGTCCCTGGAAAAACACATAGTCGTTTTTGACGACTGGATAAACGTTCAGGACATAGGAGAGGTTCTCTGGGCTTGGGGGAACAACGTTGATCCACAAAGGGACGTCCTCATCCTAAAAGGTCCCATAGACGTCCTTGACCACGCCACTAACGAAGTTGGCTTCGGGGGTAAAATGATTATTGACGCCACGACCAAGTGGAAGGAGGAAGGCTACACGAGGGAGTGGCCCGAGGTAATAGAGATGTCTCCCGAAGTTAAAAAGAGGATAGACGAGATATGGGACAGGCTAGGGATAGAGTAA
- the oadA gene encoding sodium-extruding oxaloacetate decarboxylase subunit alpha produces MREIKVTDVSLRDGIQSLLATRVRTEDMLDVIEILDKCGFWSLEVWGGATFDVCLRYLKEDPWERLRKFKERAKNTKLEMLLRGQNVVGYRHYPDDVVEEFVKKAYDNGIEVFRIFDALNDTRNMRKSIETAKKLGAIVKGVLSYTISPVHTIEYYVKVARELVDMGIDIISIKDQAGILSPKVCYELVSALKSEFPNYPVHLHTQTTADLAEMAQLKGIEAGADMIDTACYSLSGQTSHPPGETMIYVLREFGYEVKVNTELYKKAGDIMREVRKKYKKYDVLPPYPDVSVLIHQIPGGMISNFISQLREQNLEDKLEEVLEEVKRVREDLGYPPLVTPTSQIVGTQAFLNVLHGERYKVVTKETKDYVKGLYGRPPAPIKEEIIRKILGDEKPIYDIRPADLLEPELDKIRDEAIEAGARSEEDILSYALFPVVAKEFFEWREKVEKGELPPVPMEETVEETTECKAPVEFYVTVHGEQYHVQIAGKGEEDPTRRTFFIRLDGQLQEVQLQPIREVSVKEAFATEATEGGTVISKRPKPKGIGDVTSPITGKVVNIKVNVGDEVKEGDVLLVVEAMKMENEIHSPVDGIVEEIFVRVGETVNPDEVLIRIKPKRGKRK; encoded by the coding sequence ATGAGGGAAATCAAAGTTACGGATGTCTCGCTCAGAGACGGCATTCAGAGTCTACTCGCTACAAGGGTAAGAACAGAAGACATGCTTGATGTAATAGAAATACTAGACAAGTGCGGATTCTGGTCTCTGGAAGTGTGGGGTGGAGCTACTTTTGACGTGTGTCTGAGGTACCTCAAAGAGGATCCCTGGGAAAGACTCAGGAAGTTCAAGGAGAGGGCGAAGAACACAAAGCTTGAGATGCTCCTGAGGGGACAGAACGTTGTTGGATACAGGCACTATCCCGACGATGTGGTTGAGGAATTTGTAAAGAAGGCTTACGACAACGGAATAGAAGTTTTCAGGATTTTCGACGCCCTGAACGACACGAGAAATATGAGAAAGTCTATTGAAACTGCCAAAAAGCTCGGAGCCATAGTAAAGGGCGTTCTCTCCTACACCATAAGTCCCGTTCACACCATAGAGTACTACGTAAAAGTAGCAAGAGAACTCGTTGATATGGGAATAGACATAATATCCATAAAGGATCAGGCGGGAATACTCTCACCCAAAGTTTGTTACGAGCTCGTTTCCGCTTTGAAGTCCGAATTTCCCAATTATCCCGTGCACCTTCACACCCAGACTACCGCGGACCTTGCGGAGATGGCACAACTCAAAGGGATTGAAGCGGGAGCGGATATGATAGATACCGCGTGTTATTCACTTTCGGGACAAACCTCCCACCCTCCGGGAGAAACGATGATATACGTCCTCAGGGAGTTCGGCTACGAGGTAAAAGTAAACACGGAGCTCTATAAAAAAGCGGGAGACATAATGAGAGAAGTAAGGAAGAAGTATAAAAAATACGACGTCCTTCCTCCTTACCCCGACGTTTCAGTCCTAATACACCAGATACCCGGCGGTATGATATCAAACTTCATATCCCAATTAAGGGAGCAAAATCTGGAGGATAAACTAGAAGAAGTTCTTGAAGAAGTAAAAAGAGTCAGGGAAGACCTCGGATACCCGCCCTTAGTGACGCCAACCAGCCAGATAGTGGGAACTCAAGCCTTTTTAAACGTCCTCCACGGAGAGCGTTACAAAGTAGTTACCAAGGAAACGAAGGACTACGTTAAGGGACTCTACGGAAGACCTCCCGCCCCCATAAAGGAGGAAATTATCAGAAAGATACTCGGAGACGAAAAGCCCATATACGACATAAGACCCGCGGACCTGCTTGAGCCGGAACTTGACAAGATAAGAGATGAGGCAATAGAAGCGGGTGCAAGGAGCGAAGAAGATATACTCTCTTACGCACTCTTCCCGGTAGTCGCCAAAGAGTTCTTTGAGTGGAGGGAAAAAGTAGAAAAAGGAGAACTTCCGCCCGTTCCCATGGAAGAAACGGTGGAAGAAACTACGGAGTGCAAGGCTCCCGTAGAGTTCTACGTTACCGTTCACGGAGAACAGTATCACGTCCAGATAGCGGGTAAAGGCGAAGAGGACCCGACGAGGAGAACCTTCTTCATAAGACTGGACGGACAACTCCAGGAAGTTCAGCTCCAGCCCATAAGAGAAGTAAGTGTAAAGGAAGCCTTTGCGACCGAAGCAACGGAAGGCGGTACGGTAATAAGCAAGAGACCAAAGCCCAAAGGTATCGGAGACGTTACCTCACCCATAACCGGTAAAGTGGTAAACATAAAAGTAAACGTGGGAGACGAAGTAAAAGAGGGAGACGTCCTTTTAGTCGTAGAAGCCATGAAGATGGAAAATGAAATCCATAGTCCCGTTGACGGAATAGTAGAGGAGATATTCGTAAGAGTAGGAGAAACAGTAAACCCCGACGAAGTGCTCATAAGGATTAAACCCAAACGCGGTAAAAGGAAATGA
- the hisG gene encoding ATP phosphoribosyltransferase has translation MIKVALPKGRLFEETVDLLLKRGIIEKRIEEGRKLILEEGGITFFLVKPSDVPVYVESGVSDLGVCGYDVYLEKKPSVYRLMDLGIGFCRIAVAGKPESEEKYFSSTHISVATKYPNIAYEFFKKKGVKADIYYLNGSVELAPLVGLSDFILDLVQTGRTLKENGLIVIEEVGKSTAWLIANKDSFRIKNGQIMEFLSRLVQHNKDGLQVQGSS, from the coding sequence ATGATAAAGGTTGCACTTCCCAAGGGGAGGCTCTTTGAAGAAACGGTAGATCTCTTATTAAAAAGGGGAATTATAGAAAAGAGAATAGAAGAGGGAAGAAAACTCATACTTGAAGAGGGAGGGATTACCTTCTTTCTCGTAAAACCCTCGGATGTTCCCGTTTACGTGGAAAGCGGTGTATCGGATTTAGGTGTGTGCGGTTACGACGTTTACCTTGAAAAGAAACCGAGCGTTTACAGGTTGATGGACCTCGGAATAGGTTTTTGCAGAATAGCAGTTGCGGGAAAGCCCGAAAGCGAAGAAAAGTACTTCAGTTCCACACACATCAGCGTAGCGACGAAGTATCCGAACATAGCTTACGAGTTTTTTAAAAAGAAAGGCGTCAAGGCGGACATATACTACCTAAACGGCTCCGTTGAGCTCGCTCCTCTTGTAGGACTTTCCGACTTTATTCTGGACCTCGTTCAAACGGGAAGGACATTGAAAGAAAACGGTCTTATCGTGATAGAAGAAGTTGGAAAATCTACCGCGTGGCTCATAGCAAACAAGGACAGCTTCAGGATAAAGAACGGGCAGATCATGGAATTCCTCTCAAGGCTCGTGCAACATAATAAAGATGGGCTACAAGTACAGGGATCTTCATGA
- the sucC gene encoding ADP-forming succinate--CoA ligase subunit beta, whose amino-acid sequence MKLHEHQAKEIFAKYGIPVPEGKVAFSLKEAKEVAEELGEFPLVVKAQIHCGGRGKAGGVKIVKDMDELEKAVESLLGKVLKTFQCPDGKPVNRVLIEKATNIDKEYYLAITLDRSKSKPVIMASAAGGMEIEEIVKENPEAIIIETIDPELGLMPYQARELAFKLNLPVKEFASIALKLYQIYSDLDASLVEINPLVLTKEGNLIALDAKLDIDDNALFRHKDLEEMEDETQLPQLEVEAKKYGLNYIKLNGNIGCMVNGAGLAMATMDIIKLAGGEPANFLDVGGGANVEQIANAFRILMADPDVKAVFINIFGGILRVDRLAQGLIEASKMVELRVPIVARLEGTNVEEGKRMLQESGLNFIIAEDMWDGAKKAVEIANKQS is encoded by the coding sequence ATGAAGCTCCACGAACATCAGGCAAAGGAGATATTTGCAAAATACGGAATTCCCGTTCCGGAAGGCAAGGTGGCATTTTCCCTGAAGGAAGCAAAAGAAGTCGCAGAAGAACTCGGAGAATTTCCTCTCGTTGTAAAGGCTCAGATTCACTGCGGTGGTAGGGGTAAAGCAGGCGGAGTGAAGATAGTCAAGGACATGGACGAGCTGGAAAAGGCAGTTGAATCACTCCTCGGTAAGGTTCTAAAAACCTTTCAGTGTCCCGACGGAAAACCCGTAAACAGGGTACTCATAGAAAAGGCTACGAACATAGACAAGGAGTACTATCTTGCTATAACTTTGGACCGTTCAAAGTCCAAGCCCGTTATAATGGCTTCCGCAGCGGGCGGTATGGAAATTGAAGAAATAGTCAAAGAAAATCCAGAGGCGATAATAATCGAAACAATAGACCCAGAACTGGGACTTATGCCCTATCAGGCGAGGGAGCTTGCCTTTAAGTTGAACCTGCCCGTAAAGGAATTCGCAAGCATAGCCCTGAAACTTTACCAGATATATTCCGACCTTGACGCTTCACTCGTTGAGATAAATCCCCTCGTTCTCACAAAGGAAGGAAACCTTATAGCCCTTGACGCAAAACTCGACATAGACGACAACGCCCTCTTCAGGCACAAGGACCTTGAAGAGATGGAAGACGAAACACAACTTCCACAACTTGAGGTGGAAGCCAAGAAGTACGGCCTTAACTACATAAAACTCAATGGAAATATAGGTTGTATGGTTAACGGTGCGGGGCTCGCTATGGCGACTATGGACATAATCAAGCTCGCGGGAGGAGAACCCGCGAACTTCCTTGACGTGGGTGGTGGCGCGAACGTAGAGCAAATCGCGAACGCCTTCAGAATACTCATGGCGGACCCGGACGTGAAGGCGGTCTTCATAAATATATTCGGTGGAATACTGAGGGTGGACAGGCTGGCTCAGGGACTCATAGAAGCCTCCAAAATGGTAGAACTCAGAGTTCCCATTGTTGCGAGACTTGAAGGAACGAACGTTGAAGAAGGAAAGAGGATGCTCCAAGAGAGTGGACTCAACTTCATAATAGCGGAAGACATGTGGGACGGAGCGAAAAAGGCTGTGGAAATAGCGAATAAACAAAGCTAA
- a CDS encoding ComEC/Rec2 family competence protein yields MDFLRKLPLGLTIHLSLFLLSLLYALNAGRLPELKDYIIYFKVRLEGQWELSEDGVSAPVFVEESEIEFLKGRKAFLFVKKARYIPKGSRFELFGNVRVKKNRVFISAYIWDLERLPEKKNIRDFLMEKFKEKVKDEHLRAIGLAFLFGESKRNLPAEVERVFLHTGLIHVLVVSGLHVGLVFLILSRLLPRFYGEVLGLVGVLFYSAFLVPHNPPVIRATSMLFLWVLSFLSFRRYCSLCVLFFTGTLMLFFFPHFSYSYSFWLSFFAVLYILLVLKDFEGGNTSKALMVSLGAFTGTAPLIASFSFVTPLSVLLTPVLSPLIFAYALFGVLSLLTLFSFPPSLILMNLSGELIFRVLEFFSDFSPKILSNVKPEEAFILLILGAIGLYVTKGYSKLLPLGVVNLYLIFKIN; encoded by the coding sequence GTGGATTTTTTAAGAAAATTGCCCCTCGGGCTTACAATACACCTATCACTTTTCCTGCTATCCCTTTTATACGCACTGAATGCCGGAAGACTCCCCGAACTAAAGGACTACATAATCTACTTTAAGGTTCGTTTAGAAGGTCAGTGGGAGCTCTCCGAAGATGGAGTATCCGCTCCAGTGTTTGTTGAGGAGTCGGAAATAGAGTTCTTAAAAGGGAGGAAAGCTTTTTTATTCGTGAAGAAAGCAAGATATATCCCGAAAGGAAGCAGGTTTGAGCTTTTCGGAAACGTAAGAGTAAAGAAAAACAGGGTGTTTATAAGCGCCTACATCTGGGATTTAGAAAGACTTCCTGAAAAGAAAAACATCAGGGATTTCTTAATGGAGAAGTTTAAAGAAAAGGTAAAAGACGAGCACCTGAGAGCTATAGGGCTTGCCTTTTTGTTCGGGGAGAGTAAGAGAAACCTCCCCGCTGAAGTGGAAAGGGTTTTCCTACACACGGGACTTATACACGTCCTCGTAGTATCCGGACTTCACGTAGGACTCGTTTTCTTAATCCTTTCCCGCCTCCTTCCGAGGTTCTACGGTGAAGTTCTGGGATTAGTAGGCGTTCTCTTTTACTCCGCCTTTTTGGTTCCACACAACCCGCCGGTCATAAGAGCTACGTCCATGCTCTTCCTGTGGGTGCTTTCCTTTCTTTCCTTCAGGCGCTACTGCTCCCTCTGCGTTCTCTTCTTTACCGGGACTTTAATGCTTTTCTTCTTTCCCCACTTTTCTTACTCTTACTCCTTCTGGCTTTCCTTCTTTGCGGTTTTATACATTCTTCTCGTTTTGAAGGACTTTGAAGGTGGAAACACCTCAAAAGCCCTTATGGTTTCACTCGGTGCCTTTACAGGAACCGCACCCTTGATAGCGAGTTTTTCCTTTGTAACTCCCCTTTCTGTCCTACTCACACCTGTTCTCTCTCCTTTGATTTTCGCGTACGCCCTTTTCGGAGTTTTGTCCCTCCTTACGCTCTTTTCCTTTCCCCCTTCTTTAATCCTTATGAACCTGAGCGGAGAGCTTATCTTCAGAGTCCTTGAATTTTTCTCTGACTTTTCGCCCAAAATTCTCAGTAATGTAAAACCAGAAGAGGCTTTTATTCTTCTAATACTGGGAGCTATCGGACTTTACGTCACAAAAGGTTATTCCAAACTTCTTCCTTTGGGTGTTGTAAACCTATATCTAATCTTTAAAATAAATTAA